AGTATCTGTTTTTTTTGCTGGTATTGTAGCCTACGGCGATGATTACTTCATCAAAGATTTTAAGCCCTCTATTTACAATATCCGCATGACCCATTGTGAATGGGTCGAAGGAGCCTGGGAATATGGCAATTTTCTTTTTCATAACTTTAATGCTGACTTTCGTTACGCGAAACTTTAGCAGAGTTAAAGTTAGCCAAAAAAATGGAAATCCAAGCTTTAAGTTTGTGTTTGATGAGGCTAGAAAGGAAACAAAAAAGCATCAAAATTAAATGATGCCTGTGTATACAATATCGAAGTAATTGTTTTCTTCTAGTTCGTCGAATTGATAGCCAAATTTGACCTCATCAGGTCTTTGGCCCAGCATAATATTAGGAATATGCCTTTGTATTTGCCTAAAGTGAGGTGTTTTATTGCCGACAAAACCCCAAAGAGGTATATCGCCAATCATATTGCTGATGTCAAGCTCTTTTGAAATCAGAGATATGTATTTGATATACTCGTCAAATTGGTTGATTTGATATCTGTTGTAAAACTGAAGCGATCCATTATTGATTGTCCAGACATGCAATACAAAGCGGTCGATGAATAGAAACATTCTATTGGAGTTGTCCTTGCTTGTATATCTAAACGCACCTTCCACCAATACCGAGTTTTGATGGTAGACCTTGATCTCTTTAGCGGGATATCTATTTTTGAAGTATTCCACTAGCCTTGTTGGCACAGCGAAAACGTTGATGATTTTTCCGTCGAATAGTTGATCGTGGAAAAGCTCGTGTTTGGCAGGATTGAAGTCAGTGGTGATTTGCAAGTACTTGTCGGACTGCTCTTCAATAAAATCTTCCTCGGGAACGAATGTAAATATCGAGTTTTTGAAGTTGACTCTCACCTCTTTCCAAAAACCAGCAATGATCAAGGAGTGATCATCATAAAGATGGTCGAGAAAATTGACAAGCTCGACTTCGTTTTTGGGCGCTTCGAATATGAAATCCTCTATCAGAAGGCATCTGTTTGAGCGTGGGTCGATAACGGAGATTTGAAAATCTCTTTCACCTAATTGTAAAGACAAGACAAAGTGGTGCAGATCATCGATCTCCAACCACTTGTTATCTTTTATGGCTTTTACAGCCTTGAATACTTTATCTTCTGCTAAATTCGTCAACTTGTATATTATTCCCAGTTACCAGACAATGACGCATCCACCT
The Aureibacter tunicatorum DNA segment above includes these coding regions:
- a CDS encoding DUF3822 family protein, whose amino-acid sequence is MTNLAEDKVFKAVKAIKDNKWLEIDDLHHFVLSLQLGERDFQISVIDPRSNRCLLIEDFIFEAPKNEVELVNFLDHLYDDHSLIIAGFWKEVRVNFKNSIFTFVPEEDFIEEQSDKYLQITTDFNPAKHELFHDQLFDGKIINVFAVPTRLVEYFKNRYPAKEIKVYHQNSVLVEGAFRYTSKDNSNRMFLFIDRFVLHVWTINNGSLQFYNRYQINQFDEYIKYISLISKELDISNMIGDIPLWGFVGNKTPHFRQIQRHIPNIMLGQRPDEVKFGYQFDELEENNYFDIVYTGII